In Humulus lupulus chromosome 6, drHumLupu1.1, whole genome shotgun sequence, a single genomic region encodes these proteins:
- the LOC133784863 gene encoding uncharacterized protein LOC133784863, whose product MAFGTYLSLALLVAFTFSSFGPTLAARKLLQTTSLPSDSTSSSLPFLPFLPYLPKLPIPFLSNAPVDNPTAQPSVPGLPQATISVTTKGSLTSPATLPTTTPSIPFLSTPTATTTSP is encoded by the coding sequence ATGGCCTTCGGTACCTATTTATCCTTGGCTCTCTTAGTGGCTTTCACATTTTCGAGCTTTGGTCCAACCTTAGCAGCTCGTAAACTCCTACAAACAACCTCATTACCAAGTGATTCAACTTCAAGTAGTCTTCCATTTTTACCCTTTTTGCCATACCTTCCCAAGTTGCCAATCCCTTTTTTATCCAATGCACCTGTGGATAACCCTACGGCACAGCCTTCAGTTCCCGGCTTGCCTCAGGCGACTATTTCGGTGACGACAAAAGGCTCTCTTACTTCGCCGGCGACTCTTCCAACTACCACTCCCTCCATTCCATTCCTCTCCACACCAACTGCTACAACCACCAGCCCTTGA